The genomic stretch AATCGGCGATGGTCGTCGGTTGCGGCTCGGGAGCAAAGAGGGAGTCAGGAGCTAGCCCCTGAGGATTCAGTCGAGATACCCCAGATTCGGCGGCTGGGTGAGGGTCTTTGGCTGCTTCCCGTTCCCCAGGGCTCCGGGAGTCTTCAGACAGGAGTCCTTCAGTCGGTTTTTCTCGATAGGGGGCAGGAGCAGGCGTGGGGGGAGCAGGAGTTTTCGCTTGAATTTGAATGACCTGTAGGGGATCCACAGAGTCCACAGGTTCAGGCACTGCCGGAGTCAATGGCAGCACAGGTTGCGGGGCAGCTGCCAAGAAGGGTTGCAAGGCTTCCCAAGCATTGGGGGAGGCCAGCTGCTGCAACTGCACCTGCACATCCAAAGCGTGATCCAAAATTGCCGGCTGTACCCAGCCTTTCCAGGTCAAGATCTCCCCCAGTTTTCGGCCATAGCGCCGTTGCTGTGCCAGAGCCACCCGTAATTGCTCAAAATCCAGGTAGCCCAATGCCACCAGGATCTCCCCCAGAGATAGAGCCTGACTGGGAATAAAGCAATAGAGATCCGACAGCTGCAGCCAACCCCGCTCCAGACACACCTCCCCCAACTTGAGATGGTTTTGCTGCTGTTCCCGCAGAGCCTGAGCCAATTGGGATTGGGAAAGTAACCCCGCCCGTACCAATCGCTGTCCAAGGGGCAGGCTAGACTCAAGCTCATCGGCGGAAGCGGCACTTTTGGCCTCAAGAAACGGAAATGGGGTAGAACCGGAGGAAGGAGAAGAGGAGCGTGGGGGCATTGAGTTGGGCTCCTAGCTCAGCATTTACGCCGTACTCTAGCCTATTGTTCCCTAGAGGAGAACAAAGGTGTCTTTTAAGGCAGATGGGCTATTTTTCTGCCAATTTCTGAGCCGCCAATTTCTGATGGTTATCCAGTCGGATCCAGACGCATTAACACCTGACCAAATTCCACCGGCTGCCCATTGCTCACCAAAATCTCGGTCACGACTCCTGCTGTTTCAGCTTCCAGCTCGTTCATCAGCTTCATGGCTTCGATAATACAGAGGGTTTGGCCCTTGTTCACCCGCTCACCGATGCGGACAAAATCGGCTTCTCCCGGAGCTGGCGCACTGTAAAAGGTTCCCACCATGGGTGCCGTCACATCCACCCAATGGCTGGGGGTGGGCTTACGACCGGCAGGTGCTGCCTCAGCTGGGGCAGGTGAGGGAGGGGGACTAGGAGTAGTGGCAACCGGGTCAGGGGGAGGGCTAACCGACTGGGTCACCCCAGCAGTCGGGGGGATCCCTTTGCGCAGGGTGAGGCGAAAGTCCTTCAGCTCCAGAGTCAGTTCAGTGATAGAACTCTCGTCTAGGGCGGAGAGCAAAAGCCGAATCTCTTGCCAATTAACAACATCCAAGGGAAGGTTCACTCCTAGTTCATCACCTGTCCACAGCGGCAAAATCAACCGAATCTATTCACGGCCCAGGTAACTA from Thermostichus vulcanus str. 'Rupite' encodes the following:
- the accB gene encoding acetyl-CoA carboxylase biotin carboxyl carrier protein, with amino-acid sequence MDVVNWQEIRLLLSALDESSITELTLELKDFRLTLRKGIPPTAGVTQSVSPPPDPVATTPSPPPSPAPAEAAPAGRKPTPSHWVDVTAPMVGTFYSAPAPGEADFVRIGERVNKGQTLCIIEAMKLMNELEAETAGVVTEILVSNGQPVEFGQVLMRLDPTG